A region of the Candidatus Bathyarchaeota archaeon genome:
TACATTGTCGATGGTCCTTATATTGGAGCTAATAACATCTTTGAGCTGCTGGAGATTTTCGGCCTCTATTCTTACGACGAGGTCATAGACCCCGTAGACGCCATAAAATTCTTTGACCGCATCGATCTTTTTAAGTGCAGCCCCTACCTCAGCATCCGCTCCCATATCTGTGTTGATTAGAACAAAGGCGACATTCATGAAATCCCATTGAGCTTGGATTGTAAAGGTTTAAGTTTTTCTAGGGAAAGAGTAGCTTCCCATTCATGCTCTCGGCTGCATCTCCACCAGACCTTCTTGTTGCTTCCTGGGGTTATCTGATATGGTGTTAAATCCCCGTTCC
Encoded here:
- a CDS encoding Lrp/AsnC ligand binding domain-containing protein; protein product: MNVAFVLINTDMGADAEVGAALKKIDAVKEFYGVYGVYDLVVRIEAENLQQLKDVISSNIRTIDNVKSTLTMIVV
- a CDS encoding zinc-ribbon domain-containing protein, producing ARVGERRRGNGCPVCAKKIRGETFRRSVLKRSGSLVEKYPELAEEWHPTRNGDLTPYQITPGSNKKVWWRCSREHEWEATLSLEKLKPLQSKLNGIS